The following are encoded together in the Tepidiforma bonchosmolovskayae genome:
- a CDS encoding PEP-utilizing enzyme, whose product MEQIRWIEDPPYNPKASFWTRANVGEVLPEPPSPAGWELVFSNGGTVRGWRDCAVNRLGIDEEELDPDPNRCDFIGLIGGYGYLNATWIRVWGERTPGMSAAAIDAAYFGDHPDVPPYVKEPWHENPRTTAVMEKWLGWVLGDMDQSELEADRQLARQIRAERPDLTKLTDVELIERAISMRPYCRRMFDQHINQSGASAIGPGAIAAICAAIGRPADAMKLIAGLGGVDSAAPSYAMWELSRMVRASEELTRLFDQGPSGLYERLRTSGRPDAEKFLAAFADFLAEYGSRGPNEWDVMADTWETNPDIALAAIDRMRLSGDEGSPARKNAERVAERERIRNEIREALAGDPDTLAQFDAAMKSALTFVPGRERSKTNIVRVIEETRMALRELGRRAVERGHLDRPQDLCLLFEDELRAYAEGRLGDLHELVEPRRRYYEWLLSLEPPFIINGPPPPNTTWRRRTEHEAKAARPGDVIQGLPGCPGKARGTARVVLDPLDPTVLEPGDILVAPMTDPAWTPLFVPAAGVVVDVGATLSHAIIVSRELGIPCVVSATDATKRIPDGATIEVDGDTGAVTVISVP is encoded by the coding sequence ATGGAGCAGATTCGCTGGATCGAAGACCCGCCGTACAACCCGAAAGCGTCGTTTTGGACCCGGGCCAATGTCGGTGAAGTGCTGCCCGAACCGCCGAGCCCGGCCGGCTGGGAACTCGTCTTCAGCAATGGCGGCACCGTCCGCGGCTGGCGCGACTGCGCCGTGAACCGCCTCGGCATCGATGAAGAAGAGCTGGACCCGGACCCGAACCGGTGCGACTTCATCGGGCTCATCGGCGGCTACGGCTACCTGAACGCGACCTGGATCCGGGTCTGGGGCGAGCGGACGCCGGGGATGTCGGCCGCCGCCATCGATGCCGCGTACTTCGGCGACCACCCCGACGTGCCGCCCTACGTGAAAGAGCCCTGGCACGAGAACCCACGCACCACGGCCGTGATGGAGAAGTGGCTCGGCTGGGTGCTCGGCGACATGGACCAGTCGGAACTTGAGGCTGACCGGCAGCTCGCCCGGCAGATTCGCGCCGAGCGGCCCGACCTGACAAAGCTCACCGATGTGGAGCTCATCGAGCGGGCCATCTCCATGCGCCCATACTGCCGACGGATGTTCGACCAGCACATCAACCAGAGCGGCGCTTCGGCGATTGGTCCCGGCGCCATCGCCGCGATCTGTGCCGCCATCGGCAGGCCGGCGGACGCCATGAAGTTGATCGCCGGGCTCGGCGGGGTCGACTCAGCGGCGCCTTCCTACGCCATGTGGGAGCTGAGCCGCATGGTCAGGGCTTCCGAAGAGCTGACCCGGCTGTTTGACCAGGGGCCATCCGGACTGTACGAGCGGCTCCGAACGTCCGGCCGTCCCGATGCCGAGAAGTTCCTCGCAGCCTTCGCCGACTTCCTCGCCGAATACGGCTCCCGCGGTCCGAACGAGTGGGACGTGATGGCGGACACGTGGGAGACCAACCCCGACATCGCGCTTGCAGCCATCGACCGGATGCGGCTGAGCGGCGATGAGGGTTCGCCGGCGCGCAAGAATGCCGAGCGGGTCGCGGAGCGTGAGCGGATTCGAAATGAGATCCGCGAGGCCCTCGCCGGCGACCCCGACACGCTCGCCCAGTTCGACGCAGCGATGAAAAGCGCGCTCACCTTCGTGCCCGGCCGCGAGCGCTCGAAGACCAACATCGTCCGCGTCATCGAAGAGACGCGCATGGCACTGCGCGAACTCGGACGGCGGGCCGTCGAACGCGGCCACCTCGACCGGCCGCAGGACCTCTGCCTGCTCTTCGAGGATGAGCTGCGGGCCTACGCTGAGGGCCGGCTCGGCGACCTGCACGAACTCGTCGAGCCGCGCCGGCGCTACTACGAGTGGCTGCTCTCGCTCGAGCCGCCGTTCATCATCAACGGTCCGCCGCCGCCGAACACCACCTGGCGGCGCAGGACGGAGCACGAGGCCAAGGCCGCGCGGCCGGGCGATGTCATCCAGGGTCTGCCGGGCTGCCCCGGTAAGGCGCGGGGAACCGCCCGCGTCGTCCTCGACCCGCTCGACCCCACTGTCCTGGAGCCCGGAGACATCCTCGTCGCGCCGATGACCGACCCGGCCTGGACTCCGCTCTTCGTGCCTGCGGCCGGTGTCGTCGTCGATGTCGGCGCGACGCTCAGCCACGCGATCATCGTCAGCCGGGAGCTGGGCATCCCCTGCGTCGTCTCGGCCACGGACGCGACCAAGCGTATCCCGGACGGCGCCACCATCGAGGTCGACGGCGATACCGGCGCGGTGACCGTGATCAGCGTCCCCTGA
- a CDS encoding FAS1-like dehydratase domain-containing protein → MAIPEQSLITDEHRAVIGRKSEPVTVTIREEDARRMRDVLGDRDPRYADGTGIAPPYVIAMLAGGPRRGMPQILPSGLLTQQEWRFTRPFRIGEQLQAVSQVYDIRDRLGGRYGYSVLVTQGTDFYDADGNHVAAAMITITQFDPKMAAGGSDE, encoded by the coding sequence ATGGCAATCCCTGAACAGAGCCTGATCACCGACGAGCATCGAGCCGTCATCGGACGGAAGAGCGAGCCGGTCACGGTCACGATCCGCGAGGAGGACGCCCGCCGCATGCGCGACGTCCTCGGCGACCGTGACCCCCGCTATGCCGACGGGACTGGCATCGCCCCGCCCTACGTCATCGCGATGCTGGCCGGCGGCCCCCGCCGCGGCATGCCGCAGATTCTCCCGAGCGGCCTGCTCACGCAGCAGGAGTGGCGCTTCACCCGTCCCTTCCGTATCGGCGAACAGCTGCAGGCCGTTTCCCAGGTCTACGACATCCGCGACCGGCTCGGCGGCCGCTATGGCTACAGCGTGCTCGTCACCCAGGGCACCGACTTCTACGACGCCGACGGCAACCACGTGGCCGCGGCCATGATCACCATCACGCAGTTTGACCCGAAGATGGCAGCGGGCGGGAGCGACGAATGA
- a CDS encoding hotdog family protein: MSQRYFEDVNIDDELEPLERVPTTDMAIDFFGRDNPTNPAFADAEAGKRLGVGGALVPGLLKLAWITQYVSDWAGTESMVRSVRAAYRRPDVADRPLVLAGRVVEKRVEDGAHLVELEVVTLAEGQPSTRANVQIQLPSRS; this comes from the coding sequence ATGAGCCAGCGGTACTTCGAAGACGTGAACATCGACGATGAGCTCGAGCCGCTCGAGCGTGTCCCCACGACCGATATGGCCATCGACTTTTTCGGGCGCGACAACCCCACCAACCCCGCATTTGCCGATGCCGAAGCCGGGAAACGGCTCGGCGTCGGCGGCGCCCTCGTCCCCGGCCTGCTGAAACTCGCCTGGATCACCCAGTACGTGTCCGACTGGGCCGGAACCGAAAGCATGGTCCGCAGCGTGCGCGCGGCCTACCGGCGCCCTGACGTTGCCGACCGGCCGCTGGTGCTGGCCGGCAGGGTCGTCGAGAAGCGCGTGGAGGATGGGGCGCACCTTGTGGAGCTGGAAGTCGTCACACTCGCCGAGGGCCAGCCGAGCACCCGGGCGAACGTGCAGATCCAGCTCCCTTCCAGGTCCTGA
- a CDS encoding pirin family protein has protein sequence MPAVSVENLLALPRVDRLAPGARPRPVYLVVTAPTYLEGEGFQVRRPFPGLDLGIADPFLLLDHIGAVEYAPGEAKGAPWHPHRGFETVTYMIDGALEHHDSTGGGGYITDGATQWMTAGAGILHDEVPPAWLVQKGGLFHGVQLWVNLPAAMKWTPPRYQDIDAGRVTLLASFDGGALIRLIAGELGGYSGPGVTFTPITCAHVTLYPGSRLEVPWRPDFNALAYALNGRGRAGTERRPFGEGQLVVFGNGDGMVIEADDVQDSRAPQLDVLILGGRPIREPIVFHGPFVMNSRDEIVQAIRDFHAGRMGQIPPTRIDFSKLHGDGGPAVRAQHPGG, from the coding sequence GTGCCCGCCGTTTCCGTCGAGAATCTCCTCGCCCTCCCGCGGGTCGACCGGCTTGCGCCCGGCGCACGCCCGCGCCCCGTCTACCTTGTCGTCACGGCACCGACGTACCTCGAAGGCGAAGGCTTCCAGGTGCGGCGGCCGTTCCCCGGGCTCGACCTCGGCATCGCCGACCCCTTCCTCCTCCTCGACCACATCGGCGCCGTCGAGTACGCCCCGGGCGAGGCCAAAGGAGCGCCGTGGCACCCCCACCGCGGCTTTGAAACCGTGACCTACATGATCGACGGCGCCCTGGAACACCACGATTCCACGGGCGGAGGCGGGTACATCACCGACGGCGCGACCCAGTGGATGACGGCCGGGGCGGGCATCCTTCACGACGAAGTGCCGCCCGCATGGCTCGTCCAGAAAGGTGGCCTGTTCCACGGCGTTCAGCTCTGGGTCAACCTCCCCGCGGCGATGAAGTGGACTCCGCCGCGCTACCAGGACATCGACGCCGGCAGGGTGACGCTCCTCGCCTCGTTCGATGGCGGCGCGCTCATCCGCCTCATCGCGGGGGAGCTGGGCGGGTATTCCGGACCGGGCGTAACGTTCACCCCCATCACCTGTGCCCACGTCACCCTGTACCCCGGGTCGCGGCTCGAAGTGCCGTGGCGGCCGGACTTCAACGCGCTCGCGTACGCACTCAACGGGCGCGGCCGGGCCGGGACTGAGCGCCGGCCGTTCGGCGAGGGCCAGCTGGTGGTCTTCGGCAACGGCGACGGCATGGTCATCGAGGCGGACGACGTACAGGATTCGCGGGCGCCGCAGCTTGATGTCCTTATCCTCGGCGGGCGGCCGATTCGCGAGCCCATCGTCTTTCACGGCCCGTTTGTCATGAACTCGCGCGACGAAATCGTGCAGGCGATTCGTGATTTCCACGCCGGCCGCATGGGGCAGATTCCGCCGACGCGGATCGATTTTTCGAAACTGCACGGCGACGGCGGCCCGGCTGTCCGAGCACAGCACCCCGGGGGATGA
- a CDS encoding CaiB/BaiF CoA transferase family protein — translation MSRPLEGLRVVEFGTFVSAPYCGKLFAGYGAEVIKVEPPGGDIARAHGPFPGGKPNPEASALFLYLNTGKQSVVLDPREPADRERLLRLIATADVLIENYRPADLRALGLDFATLAERNPRLVMVSITPFGQSGPYADYRGNNLIAFAMGGQMYITGTLEGGPLKNGGYQADYQGGLNAFSAAMLAVLAAERDGVGQHVDISIQRCMAPILEASVPYFCYLGQWSGIRRGNHMASFIGIYPCADGHIGIHLMPRNWKPFLEVIGRPDLGEDPRFATQADRVQHNDELMAELYAWAATETKHDLYRRAGAGRAPIAFVHTMQDLIESPQLNARGFLQRIDHPVAGEAVYPGPPWWMGPGDWDAGRAPLLGEHTNVVLESIGA, via the coding sequence GTGAGCCGCCCCCTCGAAGGCCTCCGTGTTGTTGAATTCGGCACCTTCGTCTCTGCTCCGTACTGCGGCAAGCTGTTCGCCGGCTACGGAGCCGAAGTGATCAAGGTCGAGCCGCCCGGCGGTGACATCGCCCGGGCCCACGGCCCCTTCCCGGGCGGCAAACCGAACCCCGAGGCGAGCGCCCTTTTTCTCTACCTCAACACCGGCAAGCAGTCGGTCGTTCTCGACCCGCGCGAGCCGGCTGACCGCGAACGCCTGCTCCGCCTCATCGCAACGGCCGACGTGCTCATCGAGAACTATCGGCCTGCCGACCTGCGCGCGCTCGGGCTCGACTTCGCCACGCTTGCGGAGCGCAACCCCCGGCTGGTGATGGTCTCCATCACGCCCTTCGGACAAAGCGGACCCTACGCCGACTACCGCGGCAACAACCTCATCGCCTTCGCCATGGGTGGTCAGATGTACATCACCGGAACACTCGAGGGAGGACCGCTAAAGAACGGCGGCTACCAGGCCGACTACCAGGGCGGGCTCAACGCCTTTTCGGCGGCGATGCTCGCCGTCCTCGCGGCCGAGCGGGACGGCGTCGGCCAGCACGTCGATATCTCAATCCAGCGGTGCATGGCGCCGATCCTCGAAGCCTCGGTACCGTACTTCTGCTATCTCGGGCAGTGGAGCGGCATCCGGCGGGGCAATCACATGGCCAGCTTCATCGGCATCTACCCCTGTGCCGACGGGCATATCGGCATCCACCTGATGCCGCGCAACTGGAAGCCCTTCCTCGAGGTCATCGGCCGGCCCGACCTGGGGGAGGACCCGCGGTTCGCCACTCAGGCCGACCGCGTCCAGCACAACGATGAGCTGATGGCCGAGCTGTACGCCTGGGCTGCAACCGAAACGAAGCACGACCTTTACCGCCGGGCCGGCGCGGGGCGCGCGCCGATCGCCTTCGTGCACACGATGCAGGACCTCATCGAGAGCCCGCAGCTCAACGCGAGGGGGTTCCTCCAGCGCATCGACCACCCGGTGGCGGGGGAGGCGGTCTACCCCGGGCCGCCGTGGTGGATGGGCCCCGGCGACTGGGACGCCGGGCGCGCCCCCTTGCTGGGCGAACACACGAACGTCGTCCTGGAGAGCATTGGAGCATGA
- a CDS encoding CaiB/BaiF CoA transferase family protein codes for MTQPLAGIRVVDLTMVWAGPMGTRLLGDYGAEVIKVESPRQWDLLRALGLIPRDVPRWYNRSAYFNHNNRNKYAISLDLAHPLGRETVLALCAKADVLVENYRSDVMDNLGLSYEVVRAVNPNIIYVSMSGHGKTGPEKNYVAYGSNVEQLAGLVSISGYEDGEPMKTGFSYGDPMAATALVGAVAMALRKRRLTGAGCYVELAQRENLTMFVGEHLVGYSLTGELPRPMGNRHPHHAPHNVYRCAGEDRWVAIACESDEQFQALCRVMRRPELAEDPRLAAAAARKQHEHELDPEIEAWTRQRGHHEAMHLLQRAGVPAGAVLTTPELVADPHLRATGAWVEHTHPDAGTWEMEAPPWVLSRTPGHIRLPAPGFAEHNDYVFRELLGLDDARIAELYRAGVAADVPDESLHR; via the coding sequence ATGACGCAGCCCCTCGCCGGAATCCGGGTGGTCGACCTGACGATGGTCTGGGCCGGGCCGATGGGCACCCGGCTGCTCGGCGACTACGGCGCCGAAGTTATCAAGGTCGAGAGCCCGCGCCAGTGGGACCTGCTCCGCGCGCTTGGGCTTATCCCGCGGGACGTCCCCCGCTGGTACAACCGGTCGGCCTACTTCAACCACAACAACCGGAACAAGTACGCCATCTCCCTCGACCTCGCCCATCCGCTGGGGCGCGAAACCGTGCTCGCGCTCTGCGCGAAAGCCGACGTGCTCGTCGAGAACTACCGCTCCGACGTGATGGACAACCTCGGACTGAGCTACGAGGTGGTCCGCGCCGTGAATCCGAACATCATTTATGTCTCCATGTCGGGACACGGCAAAACGGGGCCGGAAAAGAACTACGTCGCCTACGGCTCCAACGTCGAGCAGCTGGCCGGGCTCGTTTCTATCTCCGGGTACGAGGACGGCGAGCCGATGAAGACGGGATTCAGCTACGGCGACCCCATGGCCGCGACGGCGCTCGTCGGTGCCGTCGCCATGGCGCTGCGCAAGCGGCGGCTGACCGGGGCCGGCTGTTACGTCGAGCTGGCTCAGCGGGAGAACCTTACGATGTTCGTCGGCGAACACCTGGTCGGCTACTCGCTGACCGGCGAGCTCCCGCGTCCGATGGGGAATCGCCATCCTCACCACGCGCCCCACAATGTCTACCGCTGCGCCGGCGAAGACCGCTGGGTCGCCATCGCCTGCGAATCCGACGAGCAGTTCCAGGCGCTCTGCCGGGTGATGCGCCGGCCCGAACTCGCCGAAGACCCCCGCCTTGCGGCCGCCGCCGCCCGCAAGCAGCACGAGCACGAACTCGACCCGGAGATCGAAGCCTGGACGCGCCAGCGCGGACACCACGAGGCGATGCACCTCCTCCAGCGGGCCGGAGTGCCGGCCGGAGCCGTGCTCACCACGCCGGAGCTCGTCGCCGACCCCCACCTCAGGGCAACGGGCGCCTGGGTGGAGCACACCCACCCCGACGCCGGCACCTGGGAGATGGAGGCGCCGCCCTGGGTCCTGTCGCGGACGCCCGGCCACATCCGGCTCCCGGCCCCCGGGTTTGCCGAGCACAACGACTACGTGTTCCGTGAGCTCCTTGGGCTCGATGATGCTCGCATCGCGGAGCTGTACCGCGCGGGGGTTGCGGCCGACGTCCCCGACGAGTCGCTCCACCGCTAG
- a CDS encoding sulfate adenylyltransferase subunit 1 has product MDLLRFVTAGSVDDGKSTLIGRLLYDTRQVFEDTLASIERASQAQGLDELNLALLTDGLRAEREQGITIDVAYRYFATPRRKFIIADSPGHVQYTRNMVTGASTAQLALILVDARKGVVEQTRRHSALAALLGIHHVVLCVNKMDLVDWSEARFREVEAQYRGVAAQLGIESVTVIPLAALEGANLVHRSPSLDWYEGPTLLEFLETVEVPNRGLDAPFRFPVQYVIRPQSREFPDYRGYAGTVAAGRVRIGDPVRVLPLGATTRVAAIDRFQEAVEEARAGDAVVIRLSDELDAGRGAMFVAASDPVLPATQFEADVCWMTDLSALEPGRQVLIKHTTRRTRAVVEALIDRMDIEALARVPEPSALGLNDIGRVRFRLMEPIVADEYAANRETGAFIIIDPATRHTTGAGMIRAIHAPVPAGAA; this is encoded by the coding sequence ATGGACCTGCTCCGGTTCGTGACCGCCGGCTCCGTCGATGACGGCAAGAGCACGCTCATTGGGCGGCTCCTCTACGACACGCGCCAGGTTTTCGAAGACACCCTGGCGAGCATCGAACGGGCCAGCCAGGCGCAGGGGCTCGATGAACTGAACCTTGCGCTTCTCACCGATGGCCTGCGCGCCGAGCGCGAGCAGGGGATCACCATTGACGTAGCGTACCGGTACTTCGCCACGCCCCGGCGAAAGTTCATCATCGCGGATTCCCCCGGCCATGTGCAGTACACGCGAAACATGGTGACCGGCGCGTCAACTGCCCAACTCGCGCTCATCCTGGTCGATGCGCGCAAGGGAGTCGTTGAGCAAACCCGCCGGCACTCCGCACTGGCTGCGCTGCTCGGCATTCACCATGTCGTCCTGTGCGTCAACAAGATGGACCTCGTCGACTGGTCGGAAGCCCGCTTCCGCGAGGTGGAGGCCCAGTACCGCGGCGTCGCGGCTCAGCTTGGCATCGAGAGCGTGACGGTCATTCCGCTTGCCGCTCTCGAAGGGGCGAACCTGGTCCACCGGTCCCCATCGCTGGACTGGTACGAGGGACCCACGCTGCTGGAGTTCCTCGAAACCGTCGAGGTGCCTAACCGAGGGCTGGACGCGCCCTTCCGCTTCCCGGTGCAGTACGTCATTCGGCCGCAGTCACGCGAGTTCCCTGACTACCGCGGTTACGCCGGAACCGTCGCCGCCGGGAGGGTCCGCATTGGAGACCCCGTACGGGTGCTGCCCCTCGGCGCGACCACACGGGTGGCGGCGATTGACCGGTTCCAGGAGGCCGTCGAGGAGGCCAGGGCAGGCGACGCGGTCGTGATCCGGCTCAGTGATGAACTCGACGCCGGCCGCGGCGCGATGTTCGTTGCAGCCAGTGATCCGGTTTTGCCGGCTACGCAGTTCGAAGCTGACGTGTGCTGGATGACCGATCTCTCGGCGCTCGAACCCGGCCGGCAGGTGCTCATCAAGCACACGACGCGCCGCACGCGGGCCGTCGTTGAGGCGCTCATCGACCGGATGGATATCGAGGCGCTCGCGCGGGTGCCTGAACCCTCTGCCCTCGGGCTGAACGATATCGGCCGCGTGCGGTTCCGGCTTATGGAGCCGATCGTTGCCGACGAGTACGCCGCGAATCGCGAAACCGGGGCATTCATCATCATCGACCCGGCGACGCGTCATACGACCGGCGCCGGAATGATCCGCGCGATTCACGCTCCCGTGCCGGCTGGCGCCGCATGA
- the cysD gene encoding sulfate adenylyltransferase subunit CysD codes for MPVDHDPGLDQLEAEAIFILREVAAEFERPALLFSGGKDSIVLLRLAEKAFWPARFPFTVMHVDTGHNFPEVIEFRDRRIAELKARLVVASVQEAIDEGWVQEERGPRASRNRLQTPVLLAAIARHQFDAAIGGARRDEEKARAKERVFSFRDEFGQWDPRNQRPELWNLYNGLHLRGEHMRVFPLSNWTELDVWRYIAREGLQIPSIYFAHEREVFQRDGMLMAVSPYLPMLPHERPFVETVRYRTVGDMTCTAAIRSTARTVQEIIAEVATARVTERGASRADDQFSDAAMEDRKREGYF; via the coding sequence ATGCCCGTCGACCACGACCCGGGCCTCGACCAGCTCGAGGCCGAGGCCATCTTCATCCTGCGCGAAGTGGCGGCCGAATTCGAACGGCCGGCACTGCTCTTCTCGGGCGGCAAGGATTCGATCGTCCTGCTCCGCCTCGCGGAGAAGGCCTTCTGGCCGGCCCGCTTCCCGTTCACCGTGATGCACGTCGATACCGGCCACAACTTCCCCGAGGTGATCGAGTTCCGCGACCGCCGCATCGCCGAGCTGAAGGCGCGGCTGGTCGTTGCCTCGGTCCAGGAGGCGATCGACGAAGGGTGGGTCCAGGAAGAGCGCGGGCCGCGGGCCTCGCGGAACCGGCTGCAGACCCCGGTGCTCCTTGCCGCGATCGCCCGCCACCAGTTTGACGCGGCGATCGGCGGGGCCCGGCGTGACGAAGAAAAGGCTCGCGCCAAGGAGCGGGTCTTCTCCTTCCGGGATGAGTTCGGGCAATGGGACCCAAGAAACCAGCGCCCCGAACTCTGGAACCTCTATAACGGCCTGCATCTCCGCGGCGAGCACATGCGCGTGTTTCCGCTGTCGAACTGGACCGAGCTGGACGTTTGGCGCTACATCGCCCGGGAGGGGCTCCAGATTCCATCCATCTACTTCGCCCATGAGCGCGAAGTGTTCCAGCGCGACGGCATGCTGATGGCGGTCAGCCCCTACCTGCCGATGCTGCCGCATGAGCGCCCGTTCGTGGAAACGGTGCGCTACCGGACGGTCGGCGACATGACCTGCACCGCCGCGATCCGGTCTACGGCCCGGACCGTCCAGGAGATTATCGCCGAGGTTGCCACTGCCCGGGTCACCGAGCGCGGAGCCAGCCGCGCCGACGACCAGTTCTCAGATGCGGCGATGGAAGACCGGAAGCGGGAGGGGTACTTCTAA
- the cysC gene encoding adenylyl-sulfate kinase encodes MTDKGRNMTDQSRGFVLWLTGLSGAGKSTLTAGLAPLLRERGLKVEVLDGDEVRTHLSKGLGFSRDDRDTNILRIAYVARLLARNGVAVITAAISPYRETRERARELITADGVPFLEVHLAASLEACEARDVKGLYAEARAGRRPGFTGIDDPYEPPEAPELRLDTGVQSVEESLAALVRLLEGRGLIPAAAEVGA; translated from the coding sequence GTGACAGACAAAGGCAGGAACATGACCGACCAATCGCGCGGATTTGTGCTCTGGTTGACGGGGCTGTCGGGCGCCGGCAAGTCAACGCTGACCGCGGGCCTTGCCCCGCTCCTCCGCGAACGGGGGCTCAAGGTGGAAGTGCTCGACGGCGACGAGGTACGAACCCATCTGTCGAAGGGACTCGGCTTCAGCCGGGATGACCGCGATACCAATATCCTCCGCATTGCGTACGTTGCCCGGCTGCTCGCACGGAATGGCGTCGCGGTCATCACGGCCGCAATCTCGCCCTACCGGGAGACGCGCGAGCGTGCGCGTGAGCTGATCACGGCCGACGGCGTGCCATTCCTGGAAGTGCACCTTGCGGCCTCGCTGGAGGCGTGCGAAGCGCGGGACGTGAAGGGGCTGTACGCCGAGGCGCGCGCCGGTCGGCGGCCCGGCTTCACCGGTATCGATGACCCGTACGAGCCGCCTGAGGCGCCGGAACTCCGGCTCGATACCGGCGTCCAGTCGGTCGAGGAGAGCCTCGCCGCCCTCGTCCGATTGCTCGAAGGGCGCGGGCTGATCCCCGCGGCGGCGGAGGTGGGCGCGTGA
- a CDS encoding phosphoadenylyl-sulfate reductase — MPSRVLSDAEIAALNERFESAQPQAIVEWAVDTFGDGLSVGASFGGASGMAILHMVSRLKPDVHVFVLDTDYLFEETYETMRRAVPALGLTNVQVYKSKLTHEEQARQYGAALWMRDPDLCCELRKVEPNRRALEGRTAWVSGLRRDQSEGRAAIPIISWAEKFGVVKINPLANWSEKQTWAYILEHKVPYNPLLDRGYASIGCYNCTVPGVQGRAGRWQGFEKDECGLHT, encoded by the coding sequence ATGCCCTCCCGAGTCCTGAGCGATGCCGAGATTGCCGCGCTCAACGAACGGTTTGAGTCGGCCCAGCCTCAGGCCATCGTCGAGTGGGCGGTCGATACTTTTGGGGATGGGCTGTCGGTCGGCGCGAGTTTCGGCGGCGCCAGCGGAATGGCCATCCTCCACATGGTGTCGCGGCTCAAGCCGGACGTGCACGTCTTTGTGCTCGATACCGATTACCTTTTCGAAGAGACGTACGAGACGATGCGCCGCGCTGTGCCGGCCCTCGGGCTCACCAACGTCCAGGTCTACAAGTCGAAGCTGACGCACGAAGAGCAGGCCCGGCAGTACGGCGCGGCCCTCTGGATGCGTGACCCTGACCTCTGCTGCGAGCTCCGGAAGGTGGAGCCGAACCGCCGGGCGCTGGAGGGCAGGACGGCCTGGGTCAGCGGGCTCCGCCGCGACCAGTCCGAGGGCCGGGCCGCGATCCCCATCATCTCGTGGGCGGAAAAGTTCGGCGTGGTGAAAATCAACCCTCTGGCGAACTGGTCCGAGAAGCAGACCTGGGCGTACATCCTCGAGCACAAGGTCCCGTACAACCCGCTCCTCGACCGCGGCTACGCGAGCATCGGCTGTTACAACTGCACCGTGCCCGGCGTCCAGGGGCGGGCCGGCCGCTGGCAGGGCTTCGAGAAAGACGAATGCGGGCTGCACACCTGA